A region of Desulfitibacter sp. BRH_c19 DNA encodes the following proteins:
- a CDS encoding amidohydrolase translates to MMERILNTLESIKEEAWEINDFMYRNPELGDQEYQAVEKLTAFLSKHHFKIEMGIADKPTAFMAIYNSNIPGPKIAYLCEYDALPEIGHGCGHNMIGTMSALAGIALSKIVGEIGGTVIVLGTPAEETDGGKVYMVEKGIFGDIDIAMILHPLGETFESGGSLALDAIQFDFRGKTSHAAAQPEAGINALDAAIQTFNGINALRQHIQSDVRIHGIIKEGGVAANVVPDKAVAQFYVRAKERTYLDTVVDKVRNIAKGAALMTGATVNISNYQISYDNMITNQVLSKAFINNLKKVGVTEINPARASFGSIDMGNVSHVVPSIHPYIGLNHPNVNAHTKKMADLTVSEIAHERIIQGAAALALTGYEIINDNGLLMKIQKEFSED, encoded by the coding sequence ATAATGGAAAGAATATTAAATACACTAGAGTCAATAAAAGAGGAGGCTTGGGAGATCAATGACTTTATGTATAGAAATCCAGAATTGGGTGATCAAGAATATCAGGCTGTAGAAAAACTCACAGCCTTTTTAAGTAAACATCATTTTAAAATTGAAATGGGAATAGCAGATAAACCTACGGCTTTTATGGCCATATATAATAGTAATATTCCAGGACCAAAGATTGCCTATCTATGTGAATATGATGCCTTACCTGAAATTGGCCATGGATGTGGTCATAATATGATTGGAACCATGAGTGCGTTAGCTGGAATCGCTCTTAGCAAAATAGTAGGTGAAATAGGAGGAACGGTAATAGTATTAGGAACACCAGCCGAGGAAACTGATGGCGGCAAAGTATATATGGTGGAAAAAGGAATATTTGGTGATATTGATATAGCTATGATTTTACATCCATTGGGCGAAACCTTTGAAAGTGGTGGTTCTTTAGCACTGGATGCTATCCAATTTGATTTCAGAGGAAAAACAAGTCATGCGGCAGCACAACCAGAAGCAGGAATTAATGCATTGGATGCAGCCATTCAAACCTTTAATGGAATTAATGCATTAAGACAGCATATTCAATCGGATGTTAGAATACATGGTATCATTAAAGAAGGTGGCGTAGCAGCCAATGTAGTACCTGATAAAGCTGTTGCTCAGTTTTATGTAAGAGCTAAAGAACGTACATACTTAGATACGGTAGTGGATAAAGTAAGAAACATTGCAAAGGGTGCTGCATTAATGACAGGTGCAACCGTAAATATATCAAATTATCAAATAAGCTATGATAATATGATCACTAACCAAGTATTATCTAAAGCCTTTATTAACAATCTCAAAAAGGTAGGGGTAACAGAAATAAATCCGGCCAGGGCAAGTTTCGGTTCTATAGATATGGGTAATGTCAGTCATGTAGTACCTTCGATTCATCCATATATTGGATTAAATCACCCGAATGTTAATGCACATACCAAGAAAATGGCAGATTTAACAGTATCAGAAATTGCTCATGAAAGAATTATTCAGGGAGCAGCCGCCTTAGCTTTAACAGGATATGAAATTATAAATGACAATGGATTGCTAATGAAAATTCAAAAAGAGTTTAGTGAGGATTAA
- a CDS encoding glutaconyl-CoA decarboxylase subunit beta, producing MLEALEKLISQTGYVNLGLGEAAMLLISFILIYLAVVKKYEPLLLLPIGFGVMLTNLPATGIMDPGGFLYHLYQGIDLAIYPPLIFLGVGAMTDFGPLIANPKTLLLGAAAQFGIFVTFIGALFLGFTPAESGAIGIIGGADGPTAIFLASHLAPDLLGTIAIAAYSYMALVPIIQPPIMKALTTQKEREVVMEQLRPVSKREKVVFPVAVSVVVILMLPVAAPLIGMLMLGNLLRESGVTERLSDTAQNALINIVTIFLGLTVGATAKAAIFLTWSTIGIIVLGLVAFAVGTAAGVLIGKIMYKFSGGKVNPLIGAAGVSAVPMAARVVQGVGAEANPKNFLLMHAMGPNVAGVIGSAVAAGILLTIFG from the coding sequence ATTCTAGAAGCTTTAGAGAAGCTTATATCTCAAACCGGATATGTAAATCTTGGTTTAGGGGAAGCAGCTATGCTGTTAATCTCCTTTATACTAATATATTTAGCGGTAGTTAAGAAATACGAACCCTTACTATTGCTTCCCATAGGCTTTGGTGTAATGCTTACCAATCTGCCGGCTACAGGAATTATGGATCCTGGAGGATTCTTGTATCATCTATACCAGGGAATAGACCTTGCAATATACCCACCACTTATATTTTTAGGCGTAGGTGCAATGACAGACTTCGGACCTTTAATTGCAAACCCAAAAACTTTATTGCTTGGGGCAGCAGCTCAATTTGGTATCTTTGTAACATTCATAGGAGCATTATTTTTAGGTTTTACACCAGCTGAATCAGGAGCAATAGGAATAATAGGTGGAGCAGATGGACCAACAGCGATATTTTTGGCATCCCACCTTGCACCAGATTTGTTAGGGACAATAGCTATAGCTGCATACTCTTATATGGCATTAGTGCCTATAATCCAACCACCGATTATGAAAGCCCTCACAACTCAAAAGGAAAGAGAAGTAGTAATGGAACAGCTTCGGCCTGTTTCAAAAAGGGAAAAAGTAGTATTTCCAGTTGCGGTATCAGTTGTAGTAATTTTAATGCTCCCAGTTGCAGCACCACTTATAGGTATGTTGATGTTAGGTAACCTCTTAAGAGAAAGTGGAGTAACAGAAAGATTGTCTGATACAGCACAAAATGCTCTTATAAATATAGTAACAATATTTTTAGGGTTAACTGTGGGCGCAACAGCCAAGGCAGCTATCTTCTTAACATGGAGCACTATTGGTATTATTGTACTAGGTTTAGTAGCCTTTGCCGTAGGTACAGCTGCAGGAGTATTAATAGGAAAGATTATGTATAAGTTCTCGGGTGGAAAAGTCAATCCACTTATAGGCGCCGCTGGAGTATCAGCAGTCCCTATGGCAGCAAGGGTAGTACAGGGAGTTGGTGCAGAAGCCAATCCAAAGAACTTCCTATTAATGCATGCAATGGGTCCAAATGTAGCAGGCGTTATAGGCTCAGCTGTTGCTGCAGGCATTCTTCTTACTATCTTCGGGTGA
- a CDS encoding lysine 2,3-aminomutase, which translates to MRNQVNTLEELEKYINVTRDEKDAIENSSAKWGATPYFTSLMDKDDPNCPIRKQIIPSKEEQKNKYGIESYLVFKENRSDEENRPDTIARQYRDRIAFTVVNTCGIYCRHCFRKELVVDESLELRLDVDEGLEWIKEHSEIREVLVTGGDPLLLSDDRIEYIIAKIREIPHIQMIRFGSRLPIVLPHRITKGLQKVLSQYHKVPIWLNTQCNHAKEITEKTAEAVWDLLKCGVNVGNQAVLLKGINDDKKSFKELHQKLLNIRIRPYYLFYLEPAPGIDHFRTPVTKGAELIRDTLRGHTSGLAQPMYVIATNIGKIPLMPDYYIQGENENEYLLRNHEGKTTILPKGYDH; encoded by the coding sequence ATGCGAAATCAAGTAAATACTCTGGAGGAACTGGAGAAATATATAAATGTAACTAGAGACGAAAAAGATGCAATTGAGAATTCATCAGCAAAATGGGGAGCAACTCCCTATTTTACTTCACTTATGGATAAAGATGATCCTAATTGCCCCATAAGAAAGCAAATCATTCCTTCAAAGGAAGAGCAGAAAAATAAATATGGTATTGAAAGCTATTTAGTTTTTAAAGAGAATCGTAGTGATGAAGAAAATCGTCCTGATACGATTGCAAGACAATATCGAGATAGGATTGCTTTTACAGTAGTAAATACTTGTGGCATATACTGTAGGCACTGCTTTCGTAAAGAGCTTGTGGTGGATGAGTCTTTAGAACTTAGACTTGATGTTGATGAAGGACTAGAATGGATTAAAGAGCATTCAGAAATTAGGGAGGTATTGGTAACTGGTGGGGACCCCTTACTTCTTTCAGATGACAGGATTGAGTACATTATTGCAAAAATAAGAGAAATTCCCCACATTCAAATGATAAGATTTGGAAGTCGGTTGCCAATAGTTCTTCCACATAGGATTACAAAGGGATTACAGAAAGTACTAAGTCAATATCACAAAGTTCCTATTTGGTTAAATACCCAATGTAATCATGCTAAAGAAATTACTGAGAAAACCGCTGAAGCAGTTTGGGATCTATTAAAGTGTGGTGTCAATGTGGGGAATCAAGCGGTTCTATTAAAAGGAATTAACGACGATAAAAAGTCCTTTAAGGAACTACATCAAAAACTTTTAAATATTAGAATTAGACCTTATTATCTCTTTTATCTCGAGCCAGCACCGGGTATTGATCACTTTCGTACTCCCGTAACAAAAGGGGCAGAGCTTATAAGAGATACCTTAAGAGGGCATACTTCTGGATTAGCTCAGCCAATGTATGTTATAGCTACAAATATAGGAAAGATTCCTTTAATGCCAGACTATTATATTCAGGGCGAAAATGAAAATGAATATCTTTTGAGAAACCATGAAGGAAAAACAACAATCCTTCCAAAGGGTTATGACCATTAA